Proteins co-encoded in one Bacteroidales bacterium genomic window:
- a CDS encoding TolC family protein, with product MRKTILILSLLIVTNFSFAQKIYNLKDCMRYAIENSPKYKIQEAKNKNTDLDFRESYLNFIPSISASASATSNFGRSIDPETNTYTNTTSFNNSYGIYGTYTIFNGFSTVNNYKIAKISRLMGTEDAKLLQDDICLQTMQAYYNVLYYAGMLNLAKEQLQESENNLKSIKLREELGLSGQSDVLQAEAIVATNDLNLIHQENNLEQAILVLKGIMFFPKDENLITDTVILNNDEVYFSTSSPESLISSAKAFLPSLRKGEQSVKIAQYQLNTAKWRLLPRISLEGGYSTGYVNYIGAEGNTKFWEQLVNRQGQYVYVGVSIPIFSALSLQGDVSRNKNLVAISQYEYMDQINEVETEVLKAIQDLNGAVKEFYQSKKQVEAQDLAHKLNTRKYEEGLLSILELHSSSNQLLAAKAQMLNSHLQYMIKSRIVKYYKGEHYIDQE from the coding sequence ATGCGAAAAACAATATTGATTTTATCCCTACTGATCGTAACAAATTTTTCTTTTGCACAAAAGATCTACAATTTGAAAGATTGTATGAGATATGCAATAGAAAACTCTCCGAAATATAAAATTCAAGAAGCAAAAAATAAAAATACGGATTTAGATTTCAGGGAATCTTATCTTAATTTTATTCCTTCAATTTCCGCTTCGGCCAGTGCCACCTCAAATTTCGGTCGTTCCATTGACCCTGAAACTAATACTTATACTAATACGACTTCTTTTAATAATTCTTACGGAATTTACGGAACATACACTATTTTTAACGGATTCTCAACCGTTAACAATTATAAAATAGCTAAGATTTCCCGATTGATGGGCACCGAAGATGCAAAGCTTTTGCAAGATGATATATGCTTGCAAACAATGCAAGCTTATTATAATGTTCTCTATTATGCCGGAATGTTGAATCTTGCCAAAGAACAACTTCAGGAGAGCGAAAATAATCTTAAAAGTATTAAACTTCGTGAGGAATTGGGTCTCAGCGGACAGTCCGACGTTTTGCAAGCCGAAGCAATTGTAGCAACCAACGATCTCAATCTTATCCATCAAGAAAATAATCTGGAACAAGCAATTTTAGTTTTAAAAGGTATTATGTTTTTTCCTAAGGATGAAAATTTAATTACAGATACTGTAATATTGAATAATGATGAGGTTTATTTCAGTACATCTTCTCCGGAATCTTTGATTTCGTCGGCAAAAGCTTTTTTGCCGAGTTTAAGAAAAGGTGAACAAAGTGTAAAAATTGCACAATATCAATTGAATACGGCAAAATGGCGACTTCTTCCTCGTATCAGTTTAGAAGGCGGATACAGTACAGGCTACGTTAATTATATTGGTGCCGAGGGAAATACAAAATTCTGGGAACAATTGGTCAATCGTCAAGGTCAATATGTTTACGTTGGAGTTAGTATTCCTATTTTCAGCGCATTGTCTCTACAGGGAGATGTTTCGCGAAATAAGAATCTTGTTGCAATATCGCAATATGAATATATGGATCAAATTAATGAGGTTGAAACTGAAGTATTGAAAGCGATTCAAGATCTCAACGGCGCCGTTAAGGAATTTTATCAATCCAAAAAACAAGTGGAAGCGCAAGACCTCGCACATAAATTAAATACAAGAAAATACGAAGAAGGTTTGTTAAGTATTTTGGAATTGCATAGCAGCTCTAATCAACTACTTGCGGCAAAAGCACAAATGTTGAATTCTCATTTACAGTATATGATAAAAAGTAGAATTGTAAAATATTATAAAGGCGAACATTATATTGATCAAGAATAA
- a CDS encoding LTA synthase family protein, whose protein sequence is MPNICSNKFLSLIKESLLSYLNIAFWFLLIAIDIRLLETILLSVAKGEFCLNCLNNFYGIFIDILVFVRYSILIFPVFLLINAFSEKGAKWFLRILFSLFVLISIALIYYYLTAGIPLDRVFIMYSLNDIINIAISSKSMVWWEYLILIGFPLAFLYISGKEIRVPKVFISIFLLILVLSFIIKDVPAKLYNSYTSYYTISNKFNYFIKSIFTGSKDNQFDIDDIDQAVLKLQSYFPEDDFIGTEFPFLHVDRSPDVLSDYFDFTEKPPNFVVIIVEGLGRTICGENSLYPSATQFLDSLAAEGLYWENCFSSSHRTLNVLPTVFGALPFGERGFMDLKNSAPEFNSFPLIYKDNGYELSFLYGGWIGFDDMSYFLELNGFDNYIDDEMYKTHNERNFWGLYDHALFNEAFKILDFSDNKPRLDVYLTLTTHSPYEYPNSDYYAEKYRNIVLKQNQTISKNALQIRASFMYFDDCLRQLINLYKEKPEYENTVFIITGDHNHSATKDYWRACHVPLIIWSPMIKESKKISALVSHRDIAPSLVSLMKNNFNFITPENVAWLNTGLDTVSYFRSKTFTPQFNTTRMLSDIIYHDKFIYKNQIGIFDYKNNVLSLDVFSYDDDLFNFCNLYKNIDKYVIENDVLIENEFTSANYYIINLYDITETKDVLKYYKSKTQIKNSTYHGKEHTLYFGNIKYPFNILKFEIPDDIYNIKVEFGFDLFIKDTIAPKTEKQLYIVSEIKDKESNSSKYWGSNNVLNTNTYSKYDDWESFNFTYDFKKKNYSYLNGDILNIYIWNRYLNDFYMSNFYLKVDLYKEKP, encoded by the coding sequence ATGCCTAATATTTGTAGTAATAAATTTTTGTCGCTAATAAAAGAAAGCCTGCTTTCTTATTTAAACATAGCATTTTGGTTCTTACTTATTGCCATTGACATAAGGCTTCTTGAGACTATTCTCCTATCAGTAGCAAAAGGTGAATTTTGCTTAAATTGTTTAAATAATTTTTACGGAATATTTATTGATATTTTGGTTTTTGTACGATATTCGATATTAATCTTTCCTGTTTTCTTACTTATAAATGCTTTCTCAGAAAAAGGTGCCAAATGGTTTCTGCGAATTTTGTTTTCTTTATTCGTATTGATATCAATTGCATTGATTTATTATTACTTAACTGCCGGAATACCTCTTGATAGAGTATTCATTATGTATTCATTAAATGATATTATCAATATAGCAATTTCATCTAAATCAATGGTTTGGTGGGAATATCTTATTCTCATTGGTTTTCCTTTGGCGTTTTTATATATTTCCGGCAAGGAAATAAGAGTGCCTAAAGTATTTATATCTATTTTTCTGCTTATTCTTGTCTTAAGTTTTATTATAAAAGATGTTCCTGCAAAACTTTATAATTCTTATACAAGTTATTATACTATTTCAAATAAGTTCAACTATTTTATAAAAAGTATATTTACAGGAAGTAAAGATAATCAATTTGATATTGACGATATTGATCAAGCAGTGTTAAAATTGCAATCATATTTTCCTGAGGATGATTTTATTGGAACCGAATTTCCTTTTCTACACGTAGATAGATCTCCAGATGTATTATCGGATTATTTTGATTTTACAGAAAAGCCACCAAATTTTGTAGTTATAATTGTTGAAGGTTTGGGTAGAACTATATGCGGAGAAAATAGTCTATATCCGTCAGCTACTCAATTTTTAGATTCTCTTGCTGCCGAAGGTTTGTATTGGGAAAATTGTTTTTCGTCCTCTCACAGGACCTTAAATGTACTTCCGACAGTTTTTGGTGCTTTGCCTTTTGGTGAAAGAGGTTTTATGGATTTGAAAAATAGCGCTCCGGAATTTAACTCTTTCCCGCTGATTTACAAAGATAATGGCTACGAACTATCTTTCTTATACGGTGGCTGGATAGGTTTTGATGATATGAGTTATTTTCTTGAACTAAATGGGTTTGATAATTATATTGATGATGAGATGTATAAAACTCATAATGAAAGAAATTTCTGGGGTTTATATGATCATGCATTGTTTAATGAAGCATTTAAGATTTTAGACTTTTCAGACAATAAACCACGATTAGATGTATATCTTACATTAACAACACATTCACCGTACGAATATCCTAATAGTGATTATTATGCTGAGAAATACCGGAATATTGTTCTTAAACAAAATCAGACAATATCTAAAAATGCTCTCCAGATAAGGGCATCCTTTATGTACTTTGATGATTGTTTACGGCAATTAATAAATTTATATAAAGAAAAACCTGAATATGAGAATACGGTTTTTATAATTACAGGCGACCATAACCACTCTGCTACCAAAGATTATTGGCGTGCCTGCCATGTGCCGCTTATAATTTGGTCGCCAATGATTAAGGAATCAAAAAAAATAAGTGCTTTGGTATCTCATAGAGATATTGCTCCGTCACTAGTATCCTTAATGAAAAATAATTTTAATTTTATTACCCCGGAAAATGTGGCATGGCTAAACACTGGCTTAGATACAGTATCGTATTTCAGAAGCAAAACATTTACACCTCAGTTTAATACAACTCGTATGCTTTCGGATATCATATATCATGATAAATTTATTTATAAAAACCAAATAGGTATATTCGATTATAAAAATAATGTTTTGTCTTTAGATGTGTTTTCTTATGATGATGATTTGTTTAATTTTTGCAATCTTTATAAAAATATTGATAAATATGTTATAGAAAATGATGTATTAATTGAAAATGAATTTACATCTGCAAATTATTATATAATAAATCTTTATGATATTACTGAGACTAAGGATGTTTTAAAATATTATAAATCGAAAACGCAAATAAAAAACTCAACTTATCACGGGAAAGAACATACTTTGTATTTTGGAAATATCAAATATCCATTTAATATTTTAAAATTTGAAATACCGGATGATATTTACAATATTAAAGTTGAATTTGGGTTTGATCTATTTATTAAAGATACAATTGCCCCAAAAACGGAAAAGCAATTATACATTGTTTCTGAAATAAAAGATAAAGAAAGTAATTCTAGTAAATATTGGGGATCAAATAACGTATTGAATACAAACACGTATAGTAAGTATGATGATTGGGAGTCTTTTAATTTTACTTATGATTTTAAAAAGAAGAATTATTCTTATTTAAATGGGGATATACTTAATATTTATATTTGGAATAGATATTTAAACGATTTCTATATGAGTAATTTTTATTTAAAAGTTGATTTGTATAAAGAAAAACCTTAA
- a CDS encoding HlyD family efflux transporter periplasmic adaptor subunit produces the protein MDRVIEKKKGIKRKHIPYILGGVFVIAFVSWLIFGDHQSKLKVDGRMILTGTVEKGLFNDYVRVNGQVQPITTLQLSPLEGGMVDEIVIEEGGMVKKGDVILHLSNPQLALSILESEASLAEKENFLRNTIVEMEKQKLDLEQNRLQLNLDVERKERKNKQYEKLYDEKLISLEDYLQAKEDYEFSMSSRDLVLARQKQDSIYRTIQIENMEESLESMRRSMILIRQREDNLNVKSPINGQLGNLEVVLGQSLHSGANIGQINDLSDYKIEAMIDEHYIDRVRFGLNGSFERQSVKYPVVVSKVYPDVRGGQFRTDFQFTGERPENIRTGQTYYINLELGLPTEALIIPRGNFYHKTGGAWIYVINSEGTKATKRNIRIGRQNPNYYEVLEGLEPGEKVIISGYDNYGDNDVLILN, from the coding sequence ATGGATAGAGTAATTGAAAAGAAAAAAGGTATTAAGAGAAAACATATTCCCTATATTTTAGGAGGTGTATTTGTTATAGCTTTTGTTTCTTGGCTGATTTTCGGCGATCATCAATCGAAATTGAAAGTTGACGGAAGAATGATTTTAACAGGTACTGTGGAAAAAGGGTTGTTTAATGATTATGTTCGTGTAAATGGGCAGGTTCAACCTATTACAACTTTACAACTTAGTCCGCTCGAAGGCGGAATGGTCGATGAAATTGTTATTGAAGAAGGCGGGATGGTAAAAAAAGGCGATGTTATTCTTCATTTAAGTAATCCGCAACTTGCTCTGTCGATTCTCGAAAGTGAGGCATCTTTGGCTGAGAAAGAAAATTTTCTTCGGAATACAATTGTCGAAATGGAAAAACAGAAATTAGACCTTGAGCAAAATCGTTTACAACTTAATCTTGATGTTGAAAGAAAAGAGAGGAAAAATAAACAGTATGAAAAACTGTATGATGAAAAACTGATTTCTCTGGAAGATTATTTACAGGCTAAGGAAGATTATGAATTTTCTATGAGTAGTCGCGATTTGGTTTTGGCTCGACAAAAACAAGATTCAATTTACAGAACAATCCAGATTGAAAATATGGAAGAGAGCTTGGAAAGCATGCGCCGCAGCATGATTTTAATTCGCCAGAGGGAAGATAATCTCAATGTGAAATCTCCTATCAACGGACAACTTGGAAATCTTGAAGTTGTTCTCGGACAGTCTTTGCATTCCGGCGCAAATATCGGTCAAATTAATGATCTTTCCGATTATAAGATAGAAGCAATGATAGATGAACATTATATTGATAGAGTGCGTTTCGGATTAAACGGAAGCTTTGAAAGACAATCCGTGAAATATCCCGTTGTTGTCAGCAAAGTTTATCCTGATGTTCGCGGCGGACAGTTCAGAACAGATTTTCAATTTACGGGCGAACGTCCTGAAAACATTCGTACGGGACAAACATATTACATAAATCTTGAATTAGGATTGCCTACAGAAGCTTTAATTATACCCCGTGGTAATTTCTATCACAAAACCGGCGGCGCATGGATTTACGTAATCAATTCCGAAGGCACTAAGGCAACAAAACGCAATATCAGAATCGGAAGGCAAAACCCGAATTATTATGAGGTTTTGGAAGGGCTTGAACCCGGTGAAAAGGTAATTATTTCGGGATACGATAATTATGGAGATAATGATGTGCTGATTCTGAATTAA
- a CDS encoding ABC transporter permease: MTNLNIALRNTFRRKGNNITKILSLAIGLTVALVLIAKIIFELSYDRFYPDSDRIYRIYSNYKYDDSEMDSYNSTPGAIAWGMKNEIPEVESATRITVTGFGIYTENKDYISAEVYLADENVFDVLSRPILIGNPKEILSQPMQCLVSRSIAEKIGIDNVIGQTFTFNINSSRQITIAGVFEDIPENANINYDIVVSLKSISALGYYDGSENWIGNDRYCSYVKLAKGVKPESIAGQILAMQERNQDMEMLTKAGIKIGYTLINIRDLHTQNNKVVKLLILILGVLAIVLLVTSILNYTLIVISSLVNRTKEIAVHKCYGASGVNISRLMFMETFIHLILALILSSTTIILLKNTIEKLLDTSIQALFAPQIIFILILVCAIIFIISGFVPSYLFSKIPVAAAFRKAKESHRRWKVVLIFIEVAATSFLITILIIIGLQYNKLISDDQGYSFENVLFVEEYIQGKQVRNNIAQELRKLPDVKEVAFCTILPMGEASGNNISEINDEKELFNIADLYFIDENFLSVFEIPIIDGKGFVEGESGLGQMIVSESFVEKMAEKASWNDGVVGKDVMVSEHGNQTIIGVFGDFNIGSDGFSKETRPSVLFYEPDENSNYIFVIKMHRITPGIMANVRSVFEKFITHEHYIVKNYEEEFKAGFYVIRTFRTSVLICSIVTLLIALIGLIGYLNDETNRRRSEIAIRKINGATIINIQGLFIKNILMTIIPAVIIGIAAAIIAAHFLQKSFIDKVHISILVYILCAVCIVSIILAVVSLNSYKASIRNPMENLSKD; encoded by the coding sequence ATGACTAACCTGAATATTGCATTACGAAATACATTTCGTAGAAAAGGAAACAACATAACCAAAATTCTATCCTTAGCTATCGGATTAACCGTTGCTCTTGTTCTCATTGCAAAAATTATCTTCGAGTTAAGTTACGATCGTTTTTATCCAGATAGCGACCGCATCTATCGCATTTATTCTAACTATAAATACGATGATTCCGAAATGGATAGTTATAATTCGACCCCGGGTGCAATTGCATGGGGAATGAAAAATGAAATCCCGGAAGTTGAGAGCGCAACCCGCATAACAGTCACAGGATTCGGAATTTATACAGAAAATAAAGATTACATTTCCGCAGAAGTATATCTTGCAGATGAAAATGTATTTGATGTTTTATCGCGACCGATTCTTATCGGTAATCCGAAAGAAATTTTATCTCAACCGATGCAGTGTTTGGTTTCGAGAAGTATTGCGGAGAAAATAGGGATTGATAATGTTATCGGACAAACATTTACCTTTAATATTAATAGCAGCAGACAAATAACAATTGCCGGCGTTTTTGAAGATATTCCGGAAAATGCTAATATAAATTATGATATAGTAGTTTCTTTGAAATCAATTTCTGCTTTGGGCTATTATGACGGTTCTGAAAATTGGATAGGTAATGATAGATATTGCAGCTATGTGAAATTAGCGAAAGGGGTTAAACCGGAATCTATTGCCGGACAGATTTTAGCTATGCAAGAGCGAAATCAAGATATGGAAATGTTAACTAAAGCCGGAATAAAAATCGGATATACACTGATAAATATAAGAGATCTTCATACACAAAATAATAAAGTTGTTAAGTTGCTGATATTAATTTTAGGAGTATTGGCAATCGTACTTTTGGTAACATCAATTTTAAATTATACGCTGATTGTGATTTCTTCCTTGGTCAACAGAACTAAAGAAATTGCCGTACACAAATGTTACGGCGCTTCGGGAGTGAACATATCACGTTTGATGTTTATGGAAACCTTTATACATCTTATTTTGGCATTGATACTTTCATCAACAACTATAATCCTATTAAAAAACACAATAGAAAAATTATTAGATACTTCTATACAGGCTTTATTTGCCCCACAAATAATCTTTATACTTATATTGGTTTGTGCTATTATTTTTATTATTTCGGGCTTTGTCCCATCCTATTTATTTTCAAAAATCCCGGTAGCTGCAGCTTTTCGCAAAGCAAAAGAGTCACATAGAAGATGGAAAGTTGTATTAATATTCATTGAAGTTGCAGCTACTTCTTTTTTAATAACAATATTGATAATAATCGGATTACAATACAATAAACTTATTAGCGACGATCAGGGTTATTCTTTTGAAAATGTATTATTTGTTGAAGAATATATTCAAGGCAAGCAAGTTAGAAATAATATTGCACAGGAATTAAGAAAACTGCCGGATGTAAAAGAGGTTGCTTTTTGTACTATTTTGCCGATGGGTGAAGCTTCTGGAAATAATATTTCTGAAATAAATGATGAAAAAGAATTATTCAATATTGCCGATTTATATTTCATTGATGAAAATTTCTTGTCTGTGTTTGAAATTCCTATTATTGATGGAAAAGGTTTTGTTGAAGGAGAATCCGGCTTAGGTCAGATGATTGTTAGTGAGTCTTTTGTTGAAAAGATGGCTGAAAAAGCGAGCTGGAATGATGGAGTTGTAGGTAAAGATGTTATGGTTTCAGAACATGGGAATCAAACGATCATCGGGGTTTTTGGCGATTTTAATATAGGTTCCGACGGATTCAGTAAAGAGACTCGCCCGTCAGTATTATTTTATGAGCCGGACGAAAATTCCAACTATATTTTTGTAATTAAAATGCACCGTATAACTCCGGGGATTATGGCAAATGTAAGATCGGTGTTTGAAAAATTTATCACCCATGAACATTATATTGTTAAAAACTACGAGGAAGAATTTAAAGCCGGATTTTATGTTATCCGAACTTTTCGCACCAGTGTTCTTATCTGTAGCATAGTAACATTACTTATAGCACTCATAGGATTAATAGGGTATTTAAACGACGAAACCAATCGCCGTCGCTCGGAAATTGCAATTCGTAAAATTAACGGCGCAACTATTATTAATATTCAAGGATTATTTATCAAAAATATTTTGATGACAATAATACCTGCAGTAATCATAGGAATTGCAGCAGCAATAATTGCAGCTCATTTTCTGCAAAAAAGTTTCATAGATAAAGTACACATTTCAATTCTTGTGTACATCTTGTGTGCAGTGTGTATAGTGTCTATTATTCTTGCAGTTGTAAGCTTAAATAGTTACAAAGCATCTATTCGTAATCCTATGGAAAATCTTTCGAAGGATTAG